A DNA window from Besnoitia besnoiti strain Bb-Ger1 apicoplast, complete sequence, whole genome shotgun sequence contains the following coding sequences:
- a CDS encoding ribosomal protein L2 (encoded by transcript BESB_086520) yields the protein MFIKIKKYRIKYLIIKKQKAFGRNNLGIITCRARGGGIKKNLYKILDSDFFNYGLLFPSAFFINTIYDPFRGFFLAVYFILTISVYRYFLLTKNLKIGTQINFGFKAPLKIGNALPLYKIYIGSFIYNIEIKCKGKGKLVTNANFSAIILMIGALYVTIKLPSGEIKLLLKNLFCILGQLTVKKLSNQNKFKRAGFKRKWLSRRPKVRGAAMNAVDHPHGGGEGKASIGFKFSRTLWGKAFKGIKTRKKHKQLSKFILQNRS from the coding sequence ATGTTTATAAAAATTAAAAAATATAGAATTAAATATCTAATAATAAAAAAACAAAAAGCTTTCGGTAGGAATAATTTAGGAATTATTACATGTAGAGCTAGAGGTGGTGGAATAAAAAAAAATTTATATAAAATTTTAGATTCAGATTTTTTTAATTACGGTTTATTATTTCCTTCAGCTTTTTTTATTAATACAATCTACGACCCTTTTAGAGGTTTTTTTTTAGCTGTATATTTTATTTTAACTATATCTGTATATAGATATTTTTTATTAACTAAAAATTTAAAAATAGGAACTCAAATTAATTTTGGTTTTAAAGCTCCACTTAAAATTGGAAATGCTTTACCTTTATATAAAATATATATAGGATCTTTTATATATAATATAGAAATTAAATGTAAAGGAAAAGGTAAGTTAGTTACAAATGCTAATTTTAGTGCAATTATATTAATGATTGGTGCTTTATATGTTACAATAAAATTGCCTTCTGGAGAGATAAAATTATTATTAAAAAATTTATTTTGTATCTTAGGACAATTAACTGTTAAAAAATTATCTAATCAAAATAAATTTAAACGTGCTGGATTTAAAAGAAAATGGTTATCTAGAAGACCTAAGGTTAGAGGAGCTGCTATGAATGCTGTTGATCATCCTCATGGTGGAGGAGAAGGTAAAGCTTCTATTGGATTTAAATTTTCGAGAACTTTATGAGGAAAAGCTTTTAAAGGGATTAAAACAAGAAAAAAACATAAACAATTATCTAAATTTATATTACAAAATAGATCATAA
- a CDS encoding ribosomal protein L4 (encoded by transcript BESB_086540), producing MINIFLTFPIRLWDNWQIYIRNYKFIIEYWFLYNNTFLEIVKFLSLNLLNELNIIKNFKISNTKLKAFSTYSNKKLRQQKGSGKARVGSKKSILHKSGSIAFGLNTKRLFNPLIKKTLFLILKYLYLNKRTNIYIINVNTNIKYLINFKNYLKLQMQLNGILIHKFLCLNLTKNNLVYFKFTKKNQQVNFVKINQLTCFKLLSFKYIFIFV from the coding sequence ATGATAAATATTTTTTTAACTTTTCCGATTAGATTATGAGATAACTGACAAATTTATATTAGAAATTATAAATTTATAATTGAATATTGGTTTTTATATAATAATACTTTTTTAGAAATAGTTAAATTTTTAAGTTTAAATTTACTTAATGAATTAAATATTATTAAAAATTTTAAAATCAGTAACACAAAACTTAAAGCTTTTAGTACTTATAGTAATAAAAAATTACGTCAACAAAAAGGATCAGGTAAAGCTAGAGTAGGATCTAAAAAATCTATTTTACATAAAAGCGGTTCTATTGCTTTTGGTTTAAATACAAAGCGTTTATTTAACCCTTTAATTAAAAAAACATTATTTTTAATTTTAAAATATTTATATTTAAATAAACGAACTAATATTTATATTATAAATGTAAATACTAATATAAAATATTTAATTAATTTTAAAAATTATTTAAAATTGCAGATGCAATTAAATGGAATTTTAATACACAAATTTTTATGTTTAAATTTAACTAAAAATAATTTAGTATATTTTAAATTTACAAAAAAAAATCAACAAGTAAATTTTGTAAAAATTAATCAACTTACTTGTTTTAAATTACTTTCTTTTAAATATATATTTATTTTTGTTTAA
- a CDS encoding ribosomal protein S4 (encoded by transcript BESB_086550) produces the protein MEKTFKAKLKKLQYFKLTFLPGFCTKLLKKELVFTKKGKLSAFLTKLLEKQKLKYNYGLKENQIKKYFKYIKLLKVFNLVQIIELRLDATLFRIGFAKSINQAKQLITHGFIFINSILIKNPNFLLTEKDLIYINPKKSTILLICRINLFFRYYNKYNLYIYNLCVEYLKFKLQKEFYFKLYLFISFNETLVKNYYKF, from the coding sequence ATGGAAAAAACTTTTAAAGCAAAACTTAAAAAATTACAATATTTTAAGCTTACTTTTTTACCTGGTTTTTGTACTAAACTATTAAAAAAAGAATTAGTGTTTACGAAAAAAGGAAAATTGTCTGCTTTTTTAACTAAATTACTAGAAAAACAAAAATTAAAGTATAATTATGGGCTTAAAGAAAATCAAATTAAAAAATATTTTAAATATATTAAATTATTAAAAGTTTTTAATTTGGTTCAAATTATTGAATTACGTTTAGATGCTACTTTATTTAGAATAGGATTTGCAAAATCTATAAATCAAGCTAAACAATTAATTACTCATGGATTTATTTTTATTAATTCTATTTTAATTAAAAATCCTAATTTTCTTTTAACAGAAAAAGATTTGATTTATATAAATCCTAAAAAATCTACTATTCTTTTAATTTGTAGGATTAATTTATTTTTTAGATATTATAATAAATATAATTTATATATTTATAATTTATGTGTAGAATATTTAAAATTTAAATTACAAAAAGAATTTTATTTTAAATTATATTTATTTATTTCTTTTAATGAGACTTTAGTTAAAAATTATTATAAATTTTAA